One Paralichthys olivaceus isolate ysfri-2021 chromosome 21, ASM2471397v2, whole genome shotgun sequence genomic window carries:
- the LOC109626899 gene encoding alanyl-tRNA editing protein Aarsd1 isoform X2, translating to MNKPKIVRPEESQPAHVLWFDRKKYVTLNFRVQKPKDVQVDIQPDKLILCCKNDTDDVIYNELHFYDKIQIYDSRERVYDRTINFLLRKVKPDYAWPRLQKDDAKPSWISVDFDNWRDWENEEDDGKEEYDRYMDMIQDMATTNKGETPDMGDLSDFVTSVVSCCPAELKQEVSGKKETVKGFNVKLQDTVLFPEGGGQPDDHGLIGDVPVLRVTRQGPEAVHFVTSPLEVSQEVHVKVDWERRFDHMQQHSGQHLITALADSMFGYKTTSWELGRQRSTIELDTPCVKPAQLQALEEVVNEKIRAHVPVTVQLLSIDDPAVEKVRSRGLPEDHAGPIRIIDIEGVDANMCCGTHVSNLSHLQVIKLLGTEKGKKNKTNLIFLVGNRVLKYAEKSYSTERSLVSLLKTGPDEHVEAVDKLQKSGKLLQKTNLSLLRDMAILIAQNFKNTPERGNFFTLHKKEGDNEFMNIIANELNTEETLVFLTVGEEKGPGLFLLAGPSGQVTEMGPRVLEMLQGKGAGKNGRFQGKANSLSRRGEVEAFLQQHCKHHTSEEE from the exons ATGAACAAGCCCAAAATTGTCAGACCAGAGGAGAG CCAGCCAGCGCATGTGCTGTGGTTTGACAGAAAGAAATATGTCACCCTCAACTTCAGGGTGCAAAAACCTAAAGACGTCCAGGTCGATATCCAGCCAGACAAACTGATTTTGTG CTGCAAAAATGACACTGATGATGTGATATACAATGAGCTGCACTTCTACGACAAAATCCAAATCTAT GATTCCAGAGAAAGAGTCTATGACCGCACCATCAACTTCTTGCTTAGGAAGGTGAAGCCTGATTATGCATGGCCGCGTCTCCAGAAGGATGATGCCAAG CCCAGTTGGATTTCTGTGGACTTTGATAACTGGAGGGACTGGGAGAATGAGGAAGATGATGGGAAGGAAGAGTACGACAGATACATGGAC atgaTCCAGGACATGGCTACAACTAATAAAGGAGAGACGCCAGACATGGGAGATCTTAGTGAT TTTGTCACCTCCGTCGTTTCCTGCTGTCCCGCTGAGTTAAAGCAAGAAGtcagtggaaagaaagaaactgtcAAGGGGTTCAACGTCAAGCTCCAAGACACCGTCTTGTTTCCTGAGGGAGGTGGACAA CCAGACGACCACGGACTGATCGGAGATGTCCCAGTCTTGAGGGTGACGAGGCAGGGACCAGAAGCCGTACACTTTGTGACTTCCCCCCTGGAGGTGAGCCAGGAGGTGCATGTGAAGGTGGACTGGGAGAGAAGGTTTGACCACATGCAGCAACACTCAG GTCAACATTTGATCACAGCATTGGCAGATTCGATGTTCGGATATAAGACCACATCTTG GGAACTGGGGCGTCAGAGAAGCACCATTGAGCTAGACACTCCCTGTGTGAAGCCTGCGCAGCTCCAGGCTCTGGAGGAAGTTGTGAATGAGAAGATCAGAGCTCATGTTCCTGTCACTGTTCAGCTGCTCTCTATAGACGACCCTGCTGTAGAAAAG GTGAGGAGTCGCGGGCTGCCAGAGGACCATGCCGGTCCGATTCGGATCATTGATATCGAGGGTGTCGATGCCAACATGTGCTGTGGGACGCACGTGTCTAACCTCAGTCACCTACAG GTAATCAAGTTACTGGGAActgagaaaggaaagaaaaacaaaaccaacctGATCTTCCTGGTAGGAAACAGAGTTTTGAAGTACGCTGAGAAAAGCTACAGCACAGAGCGCTCGCTGGTGTCTCTTCTGAA GACTGGACCTGATGAGCATGTTGAGGCAGTCGACaagttgcagaaatctggaaagCTGCTACAGAAA ACGAACCTGTCCCTGCTTCGAGACATGGCCATCCTCATTGCACAGAATTTTAAAAACACCCCAGAGAGAGGAAACTTCTTCACCTTGCACAA GAAAGAGGGTGACAATGAGTTCATGAATATAATTGCCAATGAACTAAATACTGAG GAAACCTTGGTTTTCCTCACTGTTGGAGAAGAAAAGGGACCTGGTTTGTTTCTGCTGGCTGGACCCAGTGGACAAGTGACTGAGATGGGGCCGCG GGTGTTGGAGATGCTCCAAGGGAAGGGGGCGGGCAAGAATGGACGTTTCCAGGGTAAAGCCAACAGTCTGTCtcggagaggagaggtggaggctTTCCTGCAGCAACACTGCAAACATCACACATCAGAGGAAGAATAA
- the LOC109626899 gene encoding putative protein PTGES3L isoform X1 — MNKPKIVRPEESQPAHVLWFDRKKYVTLNFRVQKPKDVQVDIQPDKLILCCKNDTDDVIYNELHFYDKIQIYDSRERVYDRTINFLLRKVKPDYAWPRLQKDDAKPSWISVDFDNWRDWENEEDDGKEEYDRYMDMIQDMATTNKGETPDMGDLSDSD; from the exons ATGAACAAGCCCAAAATTGTCAGACCAGAGGAGAG CCAGCCAGCGCATGTGCTGTGGTTTGACAGAAAGAAATATGTCACCCTCAACTTCAGGGTGCAAAAACCTAAAGACGTCCAGGTCGATATCCAGCCAGACAAACTGATTTTGTG CTGCAAAAATGACACTGATGATGTGATATACAATGAGCTGCACTTCTACGACAAAATCCAAATCTAT GATTCCAGAGAAAGAGTCTATGACCGCACCATCAACTTCTTGCTTAGGAAGGTGAAGCCTGATTATGCATGGCCGCGTCTCCAGAAGGATGATGCCAAG CCCAGTTGGATTTCTGTGGACTTTGATAACTGGAGGGACTGGGAGAATGAGGAAGATGATGGGAAGGAAGAGTACGACAGATACATGGAC atgaTCCAGGACATGGCTACAACTAATAAAGGAGAGACGCCAGACATGGGAGATCTTAGTGAT tctGACTGA